A single Gammaproteobacteria bacterium DNA region contains:
- the glnA gene encoding glutamate--ammonia ligase, with protein sequence MSAADILKKIKDEDIRYVDLRFTDTRGKEQHVTVPSHTIDADFFEEGKMFDGSSINGWKGINESDMILMPDPDTAVADVFSIDATINITCDVVEPANMQGYERDPRSIARRAEAYLQSTGIGDTAYFGPENEFFVFDDVRWSTAINNTSFKIDSEEGEWNTDKHFEDGNIGHRPGIKGGYFPVPPVDSLHDIRGAMCNALEEMGLKTEVHHHEVATAGQCEIGVEFNTLVRKADEVQTLKYVVHNVAHSFGKTATFMPKPLVGDNGSGMHVHASIMKDGVNLFTGDGYGGLSETALYYIGGVIKHAKAINAFANSSTNSYKRLVPGFEAPVKLAYSARNRSASIRIPFISNPKGRRIEIRFPDSTANPYLAFAAILMAGLDGIKNKIHPGDPADKDLYDLPAEESSAIPEVAFSLEEALNALDADREFLTEGNVFSNDAIDAFIELKMEEVTRLRMSTHPVEFDMYYSS encoded by the coding sequence ATGTCCGCCGCGGATATTCTCAAAAAAATTAAAGACGAAGACATTCGTTATGTAGACCTGCGTTTTACCGACACCCGCGGTAAAGAACAACACGTTACCGTACCTTCACACACGATCGATGCCGACTTTTTTGAAGAAGGCAAAATGTTTGACGGTTCTTCGATCAATGGCTGGAAAGGTATTAATGAATCCGACATGATCCTGATGCCCGACCCGGATACCGCAGTTGCGGACGTATTTTCGATTGACGCAACCATTAACATCACCTGTGATGTGGTAGAGCCGGCCAATATGCAAGGCTATGAGCGTGACCCGCGTTCCATCGCACGTCGTGCCGAAGCCTATTTGCAATCCACCGGCATTGGTGACACCGCTTACTTTGGCCCTGAGAACGAATTCTTTGTTTTTGATGATGTGCGTTGGAGTACAGCAATCAACAATACCTCTTTCAAGATCGATTCCGAGGAAGGCGAGTGGAATACCGACAAGCACTTTGAAGACGGTAACATCGGTCACCGTCCAGGCATTAAAGGCGGCTACTTCCCGGTTCCTCCGGTTGATTCCCTGCACGACATCCGTGGTGCCATGTGTAATGCACTTGAAGAAATGGGTTTAAAAACCGAAGTGCATCACCATGAAGTAGCGACAGCCGGTCAGTGTGAGATCGGTGTCGAGTTCAACACCTTGGTGCGCAAGGCTGATGAAGTACAAACCCTGAAATATGTGGTGCATAACGTTGCTCACAGTTTTGGAAAAACCGCAACCTTTATGCCCAAGCCATTGGTAGGTGATAATGGATCCGGTATGCACGTTCACGCCTCCATCATGAAAGACGGCGTTAACCTGTTTACGGGTGACGGTTATGGTGGTTTGTCAGAAACGGCTTTGTATTACATCGGTGGCGTGATCAAGCACGCTAAAGCCATTAATGCGTTTGCCAACTCGTCAACCAACAGTTACAAGCGTTTGGTTCCGGGTTTTGAAGCGCCGGTGAAATTGGCGTACTCGGCACGTAACCGTTCGGCGTCTATTCGTATCCCGTTTATTTCCAACCCGAAAGGTCGTCGAATCGAGATCCGTTTCCCGGATTCAACGGCGAACCCATACCTCGCCTTTGCCGCTATCCTGATGGCAGGCCTTGACGGGATTAAAAACAAGATTCACCCAGGCGATCCGGCGGATAAAGACCTTTATGATCTACCAGCGGAAGAGTCGAGCGCTATTCCGGAAGTTGCTTTCTCATTAGAAGAAGCACTGAACGCACTGGATGCTGATCGTGAATTCTTGACCGAGGGCAATGTTTTCAGTAATGACGCAATTGACGCGTTTATCGAATTGAAAATGGAAGAAGTTACCCGCTTACGCATGAGCACCCACCCGGTTGAATTCGATATGTATTACAGCTCCTGA